One Aegilops tauschii subsp. strangulata cultivar AL8/78 chromosome 2, Aet v6.0, whole genome shotgun sequence genomic window, tacGACTTGTTTGCGACTTTGCGCTAAACTTTGTACTTTACCGCTACTTTGATTAATAAAATGGCTATGTACATCGCctaatgcagaggccggggtacTCCTCCTTTTCAAAAGAAAAGCGGCCACAACTCTCTTACCTTTGAAATCAGAGGCCAACTCTACATTGGACTGTCAAGATGAGAACGACAACCAATAATTTTCTAAATAATTAGGACAGTCGGAGATAGATTCATTTCCCTTACAAAAATAATATCATTCCTTAGGTGCCAGACTCTTTGGAAGATGAAAATGACTTGCTCTTGAACCGGAGAGCTTAATTGATCAACCAAGATAAGCAACCAATCTGGCCAGAAAAATTGAAAACCTCTTCCCTCGGAATATTCCAATTTTCTCTCAACGCCATACGCAAAGCCCTCGTCTTAGGACAAATCACCAAAGCATGACAAATACTTTCGTCTTACACCCCACAGATAGAGCACATACCCGAGGTAGCCTATTGTTCTTGACCGCCAGGCTATTAGACGCAGCACACCAAGCAAAAAATTCTCATCTTCTGAGGGACATTGGCCTTCCATACGATATTCCACACTTCCTTTCCCCATTCACACCATCCCTAGATTGCCCATAATCCTCCTTATTCTCCTTAAGCTTCATCGCCAAATTATACACACTTTTTACGGAGAACATATCGTTCTTCTCATAGTGCAACACAATAAAATTGTCGTCCCCAAGGATTGGACAACATATTTATAATCGCATCAACATCATGGGGATGAAACAAATATGAGATTAAATTCACATCCCATCTCTTCGACCCACTTACCAATAAATGAGACACTCAGTTGGTCCTGATTCTATTCTATTTAGCTGAGATTTTTAGGACAGAACTCTTGGGGATCCAATTATCTCTGAAAATACTTATATTTGATCTATCCACCACTCTCCAATTAACCCCCTTTTTAAGAGTTTCCGGTCATGCATAATATCCTGCCAAGTCACTGAAGTTGACTGCGGAAAGACCTTGTCAAGAAGATACCCCTGAGGACAATATTTTGAATCAATTTTGCACAATGTGAATCCGGTTTTACCAATAAACGTCAAGCCTATTTTGGCAAAAAGAGCCTCGTTAAATAATGAGTGATCCCGAAAACCTATACCCCTTTGCCTTTAGGTCTTGTCAGTTTATCCCATGCCATCCAAATGAGTTTTCTTTTGCTCCCCACCTATTTTTTTGAATAATCCGAGACAATTACTCACAATGAGAAGCCGGAAATTTAACCCATAGCATAGATTGGAAGAGCCTGCATAACTTATTTGAATTGAATTTCCTTTGCACCAAGCATATTTTTCAAACCAGTCCTAAAGCCTTTTCAAACCCTTGTCTTTGGTTGACTGAAACTTTCCCGCCTTCATTCTTCCCACTAGCACCGATAAGCTGAAGTATTTATCATCAAAACAATTAGTTGTAGTTTTTAATATTGCCATAGTGACACTTGATTTTCCAGAGTGCATCTCTTCTCAAACAAAATAGAGCACTTATCATAACTCAATAATTGTCTTGTTCCCTCTTAATAAAGTCTCAGAATATTTTTAGTTGTCCCATTGAACCTCATAATGTTATAGACTGAATGAACACAAGTCATGATCCGATTTTTGCATTCCTCGAGCGTGGGCTCGTGAAGGTGGGTATCTCGTGTGTCATAGTTTATCATGTATCCTATGTATCATGGTAAGGTACACAtttatatctatacctactaataaaggaGTTAGTGCTTCATCTTGTCCTTCACGCCTTTTACAAAAAAATGTAGTTTTTTAAAACCAAACCACCGTTCTTTTTAAGTGAGTATAGAAAGACGTTTCCTTTTTGCAGAAACACCCCTGATCTTTCGGTTAATCGACTCACTCTCCTGCTTTAAGTGAGTCCAGAAAACCTTTTAGGTTTTGCACAAAAAACCCTGATATTTTGTTTAATAAACTCGTAGTCCATGGGCTAATTGAAATGCTTTAAAAAAtatccatatcttttaaaccctAGCTCCAATTTTGACATGTTATATACGAAGATTAGAAAAATGTGTAGAGTCTGAATATGATGTTGTTTTACCAATTGAACATATTTAAAATGCTAGTTATGATGCAAGCTTAATCAATATCACATGACCTGTCTTTTGTCGTACCGGTGTAGATCTGGATTGGAAATCAACACCTAATGAAACCACATCGAAGACGACACCATCGGCGAGGGGGAAGGAGGATAAGCCACAATACAGATGAGATGCATGCGGACCTATTGAGGTCTTGATTCATGATTATTGGATTAGGGATGTGTGGTATCTTTTTTCTCTTAGAGCAGGTTCTTTTGCTAATGACATGTTGAAATAAGAGATGTGGACCAATTGGGGTCTTGAGTCATTGTTATTAGATTATGGGCATGTGGTTTTTTTTTCTCACAACGCACAAGCTCTTTTGCTAGTCATCGTATCCGTTCAAACAGTTTCTAGTCAGACGGGCGGTCAATAGTATTAAGTTTTTTTCATGAGAGACGGTGAGAAAAAAATAGAGTATACAGTATACTACAAATCAGAAATGCGGCAGTGCATTGGAAGGCCTAGCCCATGAGAACTTCAGTACCACAGATCTGGCCACCCACTTGAGCATAACAAGGCCCCTAAAAAAACTTGAGCGTAACAAGGCCCAAGTCCAGTCAGGTAATTCGAGAGAACGAAAGACAAAAATCTTCGGATACGCCTCCGTCAGTCCCTCTCGCAGCCACGAACACAAGACCCGCCGCTAAGTGCAAGATTGCAGCTTCCACTGCTCGCCGCCAGCAGCGGGTTGGGGGTTTAGCCAGGGTTCTGCACCCCCCGCACCGCTAGCGAAAGCCATGGAAGGGGAGGAGGAGATAGGCCTCGTCCTCGCCCGCGCCTCCGACCTTCGCTCCAGGATCTCCGCCTGCGCTGCCGCCGCACGGCCCCCGCTGCGGCTGGGCGCCGGGGAGGAGGACGACGGCGGAGAGGAGGCGGAAGAGGAGGTGGAGATGGAGAGCCTGGTAGGCATCAACGACGCGCTCGAGTCGCTCGAGCGGCAGCTCGCCTCCCTGCAGGTCCGGTTCCTATTCCTGGTTGGTCATTCGATAAAGATGGGTTTTTTGTTGTTGCTCTGCTAGCCTCCTGTTGTGTCTATAGCTATCGTTTTGTGCCACGAGCTGGAGTTGATATGGTCATGTGGTAGGTTTGGGGTTCAATTACTGCATTTTTGTTCAACGTCTTACTGTATTTTCGTGAGGAACCAAATCTAGGCTTGCTTGGCATGATGTTACAGACAGAAAAAGATTGATAGACCTAATTATTTGTTCATTGCCTGGTAGCTGCATCCAGTTACAAGCCTCATTTGGTAATCGGTATTGGACTAGGGTAAAAAGGGGTAGTGTAAAATGGATTCTGTGGTTCCGTCAGGAACATGATTGCTGGTTAACTAACGAACCTTGCTACACATATGACATTTTTGGTACGATTCTTGTCCGACACTGCTAATCAGACTGTACATACTTAGGATTGAAGCATAGTACACCGCTAGATTACTCGCCCTATGGGAATCGGACTAACAAGCGCTGGGCGCGAAGTAGTTCTGTTTACTAATTGTGGGTAAGGTACAGATTGTATTAAAACACATTTTGCGACCGACAATAGGTAGAGATTGCTGAGTGAACAGAAAATGAAAAATATCAAATGTATGTTTCACTGCGTGGTTTACAAAGAGAGATAATTTTCACTTTGCGTAGCTTATGGGAAGTATCAGTGGCCAGCACATCCGCGCATTCCTTGTTGCACAAGCTCGCattcttttcttctttttgtaGTGGAAAAGCTGCTATTCCTTCATATGGAAATTCACCTATGTTTCCTTGAGTTTCTTCTTGCATGGAATATCAATTGTTAAGAACTGTATGGAATTTGCCTATGTTAGCACAAAAAGGAATGTCGTTTTGCTAGGAGACACAATCATCAATTGAGACGAAAGTTTATACTTCATGGTCACTAAACTGTAAATGTTGCTGACTTTCTGACTTTATTGTACAAGATGCTTACTTTAAGATAATGGCATAAACACATTTAATCACAATAACTCAAAGGGTATCAAACGTGCGAAGTACTTACATTACTACTGCTATATGTGCGCCCATAGATGACACTTGCCTCAAGaaattagtactccctccgatccatattaattgtcgttGATTTAGTACAACTTGTACTAAATCAGCAAAAATTAATATGGATTGGAGGGAGTATTTTCTTTTGGATACCAGTAACTGTACCAGGCATATGGTGTTCTTAGCTTGATACCATTTTGTGCACAAAGCTTAGTAACTCCGTCCGGGTTTATTGGGCCCCTTTGTATTTTGAGCCAGAATTGGACCATCTATATGACAAATAAAATATAAAGTATATGCTACAAAAGGCACAttgttggatttgtatttgaaagAGTTTTCGATGATCTAATGTTTGTAACATATAGTTTATATTTTATTAGTTCAATTCATAGGTCAAATTTTAACCCAAAATAAGAGGGAcctaataaacccggacggagggagtacatgtttcTGTTTTGGAAAATAAGCAGCTTACCACCTTATTGCCATGTCAGGACCTCCAACACCAACAAAGATATGAACGAGAAACCGTCCTGAGCCAGATTGATCGCAGTCGAACATCTCTCCTTAACAAGCTGAAAGAATACAAGGGAGAGGACTGTGAAGCAATCCACGAGGCTGCTGCTTTTGCTGGTGAAAAAATCGAAAATGATGATGGTCTCATCCTACCTCCTTACTCGGGCCATGTCACCAATTCATTTGTGCTCGATGATCTCTATCCTGCAAACTACGTGTCCAAGCCCAAGTGCCTGCACAATGGACTGCGTTCTAATGGAATGACTGAAGATGGTACAGGGACAAACGGGGTGCAAAACAGAATTCCTATCATGTCGAGCCGTAATTCAGCAGGAGGGATCAGATCTTTGATTGGATGGTTGGCTAAAACAGCGGTCATGATTGTGGGCGCCGTATCAATCATGAAGGCTGCTGGCTACGAGCCCACAATAGGGAGGAGCGGCATAAAACTGGACATTGCAGGTCTGTTGGGTAAAGAGGCGGCTGGTGCAAAAGAGCAGGTTCCTCCTACTCTACAGTGCCCTCCTGGGAAGGTAATGGTGCTTGGTGGAGATGGCCGGGCGCACTGCGTTGTGAAGGAAAGAGTTGAGATCCCCTTCGGCAGCAGCCTTGATGCCCCAAATGCAAGCTACGGCTTAGGTTGAATCCGGAACCGGGCAGTGTGAATATTAGGTTCTGTTAGCTGGTCCTCTTGGTGTTGTGTAGGAACCGCGTCCACGATTTGTTTCTTGTATAATGCTCTCTACTTGGATATTTACTATGTATTTCCCTGTTTAGCCCTGAATGTTGAGCGGCTTATGTATGATGCCGCTGTTAAACCACTTGTCGTTCATCGTCGTCATGGCGGATCCATGAGTGTGTATGTTGCCTGATTGATAGCAATATATCAATGATTGCGTCCATATGCAGGCGGACACACAACCTGTTGGGGCCCTAGGTTTTTGCTCTGTGCATGTTGTCTCAATTGTTGAGCAGAGTCTGTTGCCGACCAGTGAAGGCATTTCCCGTACTTTTATACCCTGATGTATGAATAGCTTTACATGTAATCTGATTGAGAAGAGAGATGGGCTGGCATGCAGGCTTGCTGTGCAGCAGGAATCTGAACCCAGCGCATACATACGATACGGGgatgtgatgcggagcatcctacgatcatcccatGTACACTACGACGAGACCTCAACCTTacacca contains:
- the LOC109736011 gene encoding plastid division protein PDV2, producing the protein MEGEEEIGLVLARASDLRSRISACAAAARPPLRLGAGEEDDGGEEAEEEVEMESLVGINDALESLERQLASLQDLQHQQRYERETVLSQIDRSRTSLLNKLKEYKGEDCEAIHEAAAFAGEKIENDDGLILPPYSGHVTNSFVLDDLYPANYVSKPKCLHNGLRSNGMTEDGTGTNGVQNRIPIMSSRNSAGGIRSLIGWLAKTAVMIVGAVSIMKAAGYEPTIGRSGIKLDIAGLLGKEAAGAKEQVPPTLQCPPGKVMVLGGDGRAHCVVKERVEIPFGSSLDAPNASYGLG